The sequence GACTACATTAAGCTCTTTTAACCTTTTCCCCAGGCAGCTCTTTGTCACCCCTCCATAGCATTTCCTCAGCGTTTCAACCGTCAGTTTTTGCTGAGGGCCTAAGCCTACCAAAATGACCCGCTTTTCAGGCTGTCCGTCGAGGTAGAGATAAAGAATCTCTCCTTCCTTTCCTTTGAAATCGCCTGTTTTTAAGGCTACGTTCAAAAGAGGATTCTGCAAAGTCTGATCCGCAGCAGGTTCCGGATGGACATTTCCTTTCCAAAAAGGAATAACAAGCGCATCCGCTTTTTTTCTTTTATCAAAGTGGGAGGCAAAGGCAAATTCCATGATATTCTCCAGTGATCATTAAAAAGGAAGGGCATCATCATCCAAGGACGCATGAGAAGAGCTATTCCCTTGTCCCGAATGGCTATAGGAAGACGTTCCATAAGACGCTTGGGGCTTATGGTAAGAAGTCGATTGGAATTGATCCTCGTATCCTCCTTGCTCATGTGTTGCAGACCCCTGCTGGGCAGGCTCTCCGTTGCGGTCTGATTTACCAAAAGGACTGAATTCGATCATTTCGGCTGTCACTTCCAAGCTAATTTGCGTGCGCCCTTCTTTGTCCGTATAGCTAGAAGGAGGATTCAATTTTCCCATCACCACAACAGCGCTTCCCTTTTTTAGATAGGAAATAATTTTATCAAAACGATCTCCCCACACTGTGACCCGAACCCAAATAGTCACGTCTTCTTTACCCTTGCGATGATTTGTTGCAATGTTGAATGTTGTGACTTTTTGACCGCTAGGTGTAAAGCGCGTTTCTGGATCTTTACCCAAGTGTCCGGCGATATGTACAATAAACATGTTTTCACCCTCTCTTTTTTTTGTGAATAACTCACAACAGCATAACACAAAAGGATTTATTCCGAGAGTTTAAAAATTAATTTCCCTCCTATCCCAAAATGATTTTTTTTATCCCCTCTCCCCTTGTCCTTAATGCTCTTTGAAATTCTAAGCGAGGACGCTAGATGAGGGAAGCAATTAACGCTCTTTTAACTCTTTCCCTTCTTGCGCTATACTTTATCGATCAGGAAAAAGGCCCTCTTATCCGTTCGCTTCCGCATTGTCAAAAATATTTGATGCGGTTTTAATACACCTTCTTAGTTGTAGAAGAAAGGAAAAAACATCCATGCCGTTTACTCATGCCGACATCACCCGCCTGCGCGAGCAGTTTTGGCAAGCCGAGGCCGCTTATCAAAACCATCAAATTTTAGTTAAAGAGCGTGAAAGATACGAAAAGGCCATTCAAATGCTTAGCCAACAGATTGAACGCCAATGCGATCATGTTTACCGTCAATCCTTCCGCATCCAAGACCGGGCAGACTCAAAACGGCAAGAAGAGCAGCTATACAATAATAAAGAGCAGTTGCAACAGCTTAAACATAAGCAACGAGAAATAGACCTTCTATTGGACGCCTCGGAAGAACTCACACCCCACGCTCTATTTGCATTAAAAGTTGATCTATTGGAATGTATCTGGGCTGTGCATGCCGACCAGCGTGAGGAATGGGAAGGCAAATGGAAAGATCTGCAAAATCAAACGTTATTCGAATCCGAGCTAATACAATTAAAAATTCGATTTATTCAGGTGCAAGACTGCCTATATAAGGCCATTGAGAAAAGGCAAAGCATTAAAGGCAAAGGCCTGCTTCATTATATTTTTGGCATCAGCCCTAATGCCGTCATTGAAGGTCAACTCCGCCATTGCTCGTCCTTGATCAGCGAACTGCTTCCCAACCTTCAACAAGCGCTCCTCCACGCTTCTCCTTTTCACCTCCTTTTATTGGAAATGGAAAAAATAAGTAAAAACTTAAATGAACAATGCAAAGCATCTTGGAGCTTTAAACACATTGACACGTACATCCAAGCATCCTACCAATCCATTCAAACAAGTATACAAGCATTGGATCTTTACCTAAACTCTGTTCAGAAAAAAAAAGAGGCATTAACGCAAGAGCTTAAGGAATGGTTAGAAACTGTCGTCGAATCCTAGCACGTCTCATTAGCCAATGACCCGTTCGCAATTATTTTTGAATCTAAACAATTAGCAATTCGACAACAGTCTATTAAGAGTTTTTTATAATAACTATTTTGATCAAGCGTAAAAGAAAACAGCGACTTATTTAAAATTTAAATAAAAATCTAAATGTCTTAAAAAAAGAAGGAATGCCAGAGAAGGGATTTTTTGGATTTTAAATAACAAAAGGCCTCCTGAAACCACTGTTTCATAGCCTTTTGTTAATAAGATAGAGAACTGATTATCGGCAGGCTTAGATCTTAATGAATCCTTGGCCTTGTTTGCCGCCTTGCAATGGCTGAGCTGCAGGCTTAGCTGCGTTTGCGCCCTCATCACGGCCTTCGGAGATTTCGCTGCAAATCTTACGCCATTTTTCAACTGTTTCCACATAAAGAGGAGCAAAAGCACGCAATGCAGAAGAAACAGCGTGTTCCATATCCAGTGTGCAGTGCATCAGAATTAATTCTTCTTTAACTGCAACACCAACTCCACCACCCGCCATTTGACCGCCAAGCATAGAGCCTTCCAGCAAGCGTTCATACAGCCTCAATCGCGTTTTTTCATCGCGTGGAAGCCCATCTAACAAGGGAGAGTATAAGTAGAGACGCTTAGAATTTGGCTCATAAGTCAGGTGAAGGGAAAATTCGTCGTCTATTCCTAAAATACACGTATTATTTTCATCAAACTCTAGGCCTTCTAGTCCTAACTCCTTTCCAAATTCTTTAAGATTCTCTTTTGCATTTTCAAATGACATAATAACCTCCTCAAGGTTAGATAACGCATTGAATAAAAATGGGTTATCTACAATGTTTGATTTTTAACTTTTTCTCCCCTCTTCCTTGATTAGGCCTGTGTTCAATTCAATAAAAAGCCAATCAGATAGGTTAAGGTTCGGCTGAATCAGGTTTAAGATGCTATAATGTACTTTAAAAGTAAATCAATTTCCTCACAATCCCAAAGTCTTATTTAGAGTTGCTTGTTATTAATTTTAGAAGGAGAGAATCCTTCAATTAGCAACTTACTGATTCAGGAGATAAATTAAATAAAATTTATTAAATAATAATGATTATAAATTTCATCCATTTTTAATTATACCCGTAACAGAAAATTAGAAGCAAATTAATTCATTTATTGTCCTCTTTTCCCCTCAAATTTAATACTCTCCTAAAAAAACTTTAGCTTGTGTTTTTCTCTTAAAAAAGTTATATTATTTCTATCTTTTTGGTTCTTTGTCTCTAATTTTAAACCAATAGCCCTGAGTATTTTATTTACGTTTATGTTTAGAGGAATTGTTCTCATTTTAGGGGCTTGTTTAGTTTGGGGACTTTTCTTTATTATCCCTCAATTTTTAGTTGGTTTTAATACAATTGAAATTGTCCTAGGCCATTATTTCTTTTTTGGAACCATTTCTTTATGCTTTATGTTGGCGAAGGGAATAAAAAGATGGACTAGCCTGCCAAGCCGCATTTGGATGCGGGCGATTCTTTATGCTTTTGTCGTCAATATTTTCTATTATTTTTCTTTGGTTTTAGGGCTTCGTTATGCCAGTGCGTCTGTAACAGCGCTCATTATTGGGCTAAGTCCCATTACAATTGCTTTTTACGGCAATTGGCGGCAAAAAGAATGTTCCTTTAAAACGTTGATTCAGCCTAGTCTTTTAATTGGAACGGGTCTTATTTTAGTCAATTTTAAAGCGTTTACGGAACTTTCCGCTGAGTCGGTCCTAGAATATACGTTTGGATTGGGATGTGGCTTTTTGGCTTTAATCGCTTGGAATTGGTACGTCGTTTCAAATTCCCGTTTTCTCAAGCAGAATTTTTCTTTTCCTGCTAGTGATTGGTCGACTTTGATCGGGGTCTGCACGCTGCTTTGGGTGCTTATATTTGGAGCGGGAGCGATTTATTTTGCAGAAGAAGAACAAATGTCCAAATACTTTATCTTTAATGATGCTTTAATGCGCTTTTTGATCGGCAGTCTCATTTTAGGCCTTATCTGCTCGTGGATTGGTTCCTATTTATGGAACAGCGGAAGTAAATTTCTCCCCATCTCTTTGACCGGCCAGCTCTCTATTTTTGAAACGATCTTTGGTCTCTTATTTGCCTATTTAGTCGAGCAGCGCTTTCCCACAGGACTTGAAACAGCAGGCATTGCCACCATCCTGGGAGGCGTTGCCTTATGCATGCAAATTTTCAGGAGTCCCGATTTCTCCCTACCTTTAGCCGATCCCTCTCCTCTTGCAAGCCTTCATTAGTTTTTCCTATATTTTGGCAGGAAATCTATTCCCCTATTCTTCTTATTGACAAAATCACGCGACAATAATTTTTTATAAAAGATTGGAGAAAAAAGTCGACTTCTCGCTATGAAGAAGTAAATTCAACTCATAGGATCTCTTCATGAAAAAGAAACTTTCTCCTGTTATTCAACCCGAAACAGAATTGCAAACTGATGTAGGCTATCCTTATCCTTTCGGCGCAACAGAACAAGAAGGCGGAGTGAATTTTGCTTTCTTTAACAAAGAGGCTGAAAAGCTTAACTTATGCTTATTCCATGAAAACAATTTAGCAATTCCTTTTAAAGAAATTGAGCTTGATCCGGCCATTCATAAAACAGGGCACGTCTGGCATATTCTAGTGCATCAGCTTCCCTCTTCTTGCGTATATGGCTTTCGCCTATTTCCCCATAAGCCTAAGGATGCTCAGCAAAATGCGGAGAATGCTCAAGATAAAGAAGTCAGCCATCTATTATTAGATCCCTATGCTAAAGCTGTAGCCAGCCATGCTAACTGGGGCGGCCCTCCCGATCAAAACGAGCCTTATCATCCGCTCGGTAAAGTCATTCTGCATTCCCCTTTTGATTGGGAAGGAATTAATCCTCCTCGCATTCCATGGAAAAATCTTGTTCTCTATGAAATGCATGTCAGGGGATTTACGCGCGATGACTCAAGCAGGACAGCACATCCAGGCACTTATGATGGATTAATCGAAAAAATCCCATACTTAAAACAACTGGGAATCAATGCCATCGAGCTTATGCCTGTCTTTGAATTCAATGAGACAGAAGCGATGCAAGTGCACCCCCAAACAAAAAAGAAGCTCGTCAATTACTTTGGCTATTCGACTGTTAATTTTTTTTCTCTCATGAGCCGATATGCGGCCGATTCAAACTTAGACAAAGCCATCCTGGAATTTAAACGGATGGTCAAGGAACTGCACCGAAATGGTATTGAAGTCATTTTAGATGTGGTCTACAACCATACTTTTGAAGGCAATCATCAAGGCCCCGTTGCTTCCTTTCGGGGATGCGATCCGCACGCTTATTATATGATCGACGCGCAAGGCAATTACCTCAACTTTTCGGGTTGCGGCAATACGTTTAACTGCAATCATCCCGTGACTAGAGAATTAATCTTAGAATCCTTGCGTTACTGGGTGACAGAAATGCGGGTGGATGGATTCCGCTTTGATTTGGCCTCTATTTTAACGCGGGCAGAAAATGGAGCGCCGCTTGGCAATCCTCCTATCGTAGAAGCGATTTCTCAAGATCCCATCTTGGCGAATACAAAATTGATTGCCGAGGCGTGGGATGCAGGCGGCCTTTACCAAGTCGGAGGATTTTATCCCGGGACCCGTTGGAGTGAATGGAATGGCCGCTACCGCGATGTCGTCCGTCGCTTCATTAAAGGCACGTCAGGCCAAAAGACAGCTTTTGCAACAGCCTTAAGCGGCTCACAAGATCTATATGGATGGCGCGGGTCTCCCTGCTGCAGCATTAACTTTGTGACTGCCCACGACGGCTTCAGCCTAGCCGATCTCGTGACATATAATGAAAAGCACAATCTCGACAATGGGGAAGACAATAGAGACGGCTTCGATCACAATGACAGCTGGAACTGTGGATTGGAGGGGCATTCAAACAATAAGAAAATCGTCTTCTTGCGCGAGCGGCAAATACGAAATTTTCATCTTGCCCTGATGCTTTCACAGGGCGTTCCCATGCTTCTCATGGGCGATGAATATTGCCATACGCGAAACGGCAACAACAATACGTGGTGCCAGGATAATCAACTCAATTGGTTCTTATGGGATCAACTAGAAGCCAAGCCTGGATTTTTCCGCTTTTATCGCTCGTTGATCGAATTTCGTAAGAAGGAGCCCTTGCTAGGAAGAGAGGCTTTTTTAGAGGATAAGGATGTCTCTTGGCATGGATTGTCCCCTTTAAATCCGGAATGGGAAAACGACAACCGATTTGTCGCTTTCAGCTTGAATATTCCGGATAAAGGCCCGGACCTTTATGCAGCCTTTAATGCCTCCCATGTTCCTCTTACCATTAATATTCCTCATGCAGGCGAAGGCATGCATTGGGTTTGGGTGGTCAATACGCATAATCCCCCTCCCGAAGATTTCTTCGAGGAAGGCCAGCGCAAAAGGCTATTAGCGCATACATATCGCATTCCCTCTTATACGGCTATTTTGTTAAAGGCAGTCCCCAATCCCCCTTAGAGAGGGTCTTAAAACTCAGGTTAATAGCCTAGATTTGAGAT is a genomic window of Candidatus Protochlamydia phocaeensis containing:
- a CDS encoding CesT family type III secretion system chaperone, with translation MSFENAKENLKEFGKELGLEGLEFDENNTCILGIDDEFSLHLTYEPNSKRLYLYSPLLDGLPRDEKTRLRLYERLLEGSMLGGQMAGGGVGVAVKEELILMHCTLDMEHAVSSALRAFAPLYVETVEKWRKICSEISEGRDEGANAAKPAAQPLQGGKQGQGFIKI
- a CDS encoding DMT family transporter, whose translation is MFRGIVLILGACLVWGLFFIIPQFLVGFNTIEIVLGHYFFFGTISLCFMLAKGIKRWTSLPSRIWMRAILYAFVVNIFYYFSLVLGLRYASASVTALIIGLSPITIAFYGNWRQKECSFKTLIQPSLLIGTGLILVNFKAFTELSAESVLEYTFGLGCGFLALIAWNWYVVSNSRFLKQNFSFPASDWSTLIGVCTLLWVLIFGAGAIYFAEEEQMSKYFIFNDALMRFLIGSLILGLICSWIGSYLWNSGSKFLPISLTGQLSIFETIFGLLFAYLVEQRFPTGLETAGIATILGGVALCMQIFRSPDFSLPLADPSPLASLH
- a CDS encoding glycogen debranching protein, which translates into the protein MKKKLSPVIQPETELQTDVGYPYPFGATEQEGGVNFAFFNKEAEKLNLCLFHENNLAIPFKEIELDPAIHKTGHVWHILVHQLPSSCVYGFRLFPHKPKDAQQNAENAQDKEVSHLLLDPYAKAVASHANWGGPPDQNEPYHPLGKVILHSPFDWEGINPPRIPWKNLVLYEMHVRGFTRDDSSRTAHPGTYDGLIEKIPYLKQLGINAIELMPVFEFNETEAMQVHPQTKKKLVNYFGYSTVNFFSLMSRYAADSNLDKAILEFKRMVKELHRNGIEVILDVVYNHTFEGNHQGPVASFRGCDPHAYYMIDAQGNYLNFSGCGNTFNCNHPVTRELILESLRYWVTEMRVDGFRFDLASILTRAENGAPLGNPPIVEAISQDPILANTKLIAEAWDAGGLYQVGGFYPGTRWSEWNGRYRDVVRRFIKGTSGQKTAFATALSGSQDLYGWRGSPCCSINFVTAHDGFSLADLVTYNEKHNLDNGEDNRDGFDHNDSWNCGLEGHSNNKKIVFLRERQIRNFHLALMLSQGVPMLLMGDEYCHTRNGNNNTWCQDNQLNWFLWDQLEAKPGFFRFYRSLIEFRKKEPLLGREAFLEDKDVSWHGLSPLNPEWENDNRFVAFSLNIPDKGPDLYAAFNASHVPLTINIPHAGEGMHWVWVVNTHNPPPEDFFEEGQRKRLLAHTYRIPSYTAILLKAVPNPP
- the ssb gene encoding single-stranded DNA-binding protein gives rise to the protein MFIVHIAGHLGKDPETRFTPSGQKVTTFNIATNHRKGKEDVTIWVRVTVWGDRFDKIISYLKKGSAVVVMGKLNPPSSYTDKEGRTQISLEVTAEMIEFSPFGKSDRNGEPAQQGSATHEQGGYEDQFQSTSYHKPQASYGTSSYSHSGQGNSSSHASLDDDALPF